A region from the Pelobates fuscus isolate aPelFus1 chromosome 3, aPelFus1.pri, whole genome shotgun sequence genome encodes:
- the LOC134600862 gene encoding ras-related protein Ral-A-like has product MAARNPNRQNPLPLHKVLIIGSSGVRKHDLILHFMYGDSEADYELTDQDSCKQDCYVKKVVVDGEEVQIEIRDLSGMEDYQAVIDSYIQKAEGFLCAFSITEHKTFAATAWLRDQIMLVKECDNVPFLLVGIQSDPGDKREVSVDEATCKAANWNVEYMEIPGAQTQAEVQKVFFNLLRQIKAYKMESKHDEHDKKKQKSLAKIIREKLFKKR; this is encoded by the coding sequence ATGGCTGCAAGAAATCCTAATAGACAGAATCCCCTGCCTTTACACAAAGTTTTGATTATAGGCAGTAGTGGTGTCAGGAAACATGATTTAATACTCCATTTTATGTATGGTGATTCTGAGGCAGACTATGAACTCACCGATCAGGACAGCTGCAAACAGGACTGCTACGTGAAAAAGGTTGTGGTAGATGGGGAGGAGGTCCAGATTGAAATCCGGGATCTATCTGGAATGGAAGACTATCAAGCCGTCATAGATAGTTACATCCAAAAAGCAGAAGGCTTTCTCTGTGCCTTCTCCATCACAGAGCATAAAACCTTTGCAGCTACTGCATGGTTAAGGGATCAGATTATGCTAGTGAAGGAATGTGACAATGTTCCATTCTTACTGGTTGGAATCCAATCAGATCCCGGAGATAAAAGGGAGGTCTCTGTGGATGAGGCAACATGCAAAGCTGCTAACTGGAACGTGGAGTATATGGAGATACCTGGAGCACAGACACAGGCTGAGGTACAAAAAGTATTCTTCAATTTACTGAGACAAATCAAAGCCTACAAAATGGAAAGCAAACATGATGAACACGACAAGAAAAAGCAGAAAAGCCTGGCCAAGATAATAAGAGAAAAACTTTTcaaaaaaagatga